aataagcttgagcGATGAATAGTGCACATAACCGTAATATAGCATGTATTTCAGAACGATCGAATTTCTAAGGTATGAAGGAATGAAATGAATGTGGATCAAGGCCGTTCCTGATCCTAGGCAAAGTAGGCATTTACCTAAGGCCAGAGTTAGATTGAACCTCATTATCTGAAAAGTTCTGGTTAATAGAGTAGACacttaaaaaattgtaaatttttggttaattcttataacaattAAGATGTATAAGACAcatctatatttataattataactaGAATATATAGAGTTTGTTGTTATTTTGCCGAATACCCATTAAAGACCAGAATTGATCCTCTATAGAGAGGggccatttcttttaatttgcctAAAGCCCCTAAAATGACAATAGCCGTACTGATGGGGATGTGAGTGTATGAAAGTTGTTTCATCAAAGAGCAAAGATAAATATAATTTAGCAAGACTACTAAAAAAGAGTGCTCGATGAGGTACTTATTAACTAGTCGTCGAGGTGTGcacaaaatcaaaaatgaaaCCTGATCGGAGCTTACCTAAATGCTCgctcatcatcaacatcaagGTTAGGCTCCATAACTCTTTTGAGCATGCAATCTGTTTGAAAAATAACTTACATGTGATTCTACattgaaaaattcaaaaaaaattgattaatatATAAGCTTGATGGAATACTCCCATTATCAATTAATCAAGCTCGACAGATCGTCGAGCATGCGACttgttcaaaaaatatttataggACATTATAACTTACACCGACAAAACATATCTCAGATTTTACACATATTCTCAAAAGAGAAATTGATAAGGCAAAAGTATTTCTCCATTATTAGCTCTACATTTTTCTCTTCCTAGTATTAGCCGCTAAGGCAAaagtatttctcttttttaCGCCATTCTCCATTATTTCACAAACATCTCAAGCACCAAGTGCAAGAAATATactaaagaaaatattttaggGCTTCCTACAAAGGTGTAtcactttttcaattttaaatttttcatgGGTTCTTCTGCTACATCAAGTTGTTTATTATTGCTtttatttcttggatacttctTTTGGAGTAATCAATGAAGGTGTACTAAAGATAATAATTTCATAGTTCTCATTTTGCGGCACTCTCTCTATCTGGGATTTAAATTTATTGCATTTCATGTTTTTTCTGCCTTTTGTGGGGACACTAGGCTGATAACCATGAtcatattttgttatttatttattaaattatttgctCTTATTATCATATGCTTATACGTGCTTGTTTCCCCAACATTAAGTTCTTTGATCTATAGAGTTGCAATGGActacaataatgataacaataacagaGCATTAACCTTAAAAGATTGAGATCAactatataaactaataaagatATGATCTTTACTATCCTCTTTATTAAATCTACTTCcccatacattttaattttcattcattagTCTCTAAAATCAAAGCTAAAATATGTCATGCATAAAGTTATAGTATTTAACTATTTACCACAATTAGTATTtggaaaaaaaagtattttttgcTATATCTATAATtgttatactttttattttagtctattttttttacttggcCATAGTTTTCTTTTGTGAAAATATTTGTAGCACTTAATGTCTTTAACTCTCatccatttctttttctttttcttttaatatatatcATCCACATTCCACAAAgaccttatatttttttttatctttttcatacACTTATTGCAATTTCAAAGTCACTATTTGTCAATTTCCAACCTatcacacacaaaaaaaaaactcatcctccaaaaatagaattttgtaaaaaaaacttattgATTTGGCCAAATAATAAgcaaagaatatatatatatatatctaataaaaCCCATTCATATAATGGCATAACCTACATGGATATCCTTAAATTTCTCCAAACCAATCCTTAATTGATGTccaattttacaagaaataattttcttaaaataaatctACCAGCTAAGAAACAACCTACCCATACAATGCATTAGCCTTATATCATTACACCAAGCCAAAATCTCCATTAAAAGCTTCAAAacattcaaacaaaaataaaattataaacatcaaattaaaaaaaaaatggagggaATTTTCTCAACAATTTTATTACCCTTTACAATCTTCATTCTCATGAACCCTAATCCAATTATGTGCCTAAATGTAAGAGCAATTCCAACACCAAACGAtaacaaagaagaaaaaaatagtaCAAATACCCTAATAGAAAAAGCATGcaataatgcaaaatacaaaGAATTATGCATGGAAACCCTAAAATCGCACCCAGGTAGCGAAACAGCTGACTTAAAAAGCTTAGCATTTATGGCTTTAAATAAAACCAAAACTTATGGAAACAAAGTTAGTGATATAATCAATAGTATGATCGAAAATGGCAATTCGATGGGCCCCGGAATTGAACAAGCATTAAGTGAATGTGATGATCAATATGATGATGCAAATGTTCAAACGGATAATTCATTAGTAGCATTTTTTGCTAATGCATTTAAAGATGTTAATACTTTTATTACAACGGCTATTAAAAATGCTGAGACTTGTGAAGATTATGTTAAAAAAGGGAATGCTACTAAAGTTTTGGGTGATAAGAATAAGGTGTTTGCTCAATATTGTACTAATGCTTTGGCTGTTGTTCATGTCTTGGCTCAAACTAAGAACTAATTAAGGATTGATTAGTTGGAttttttatttggattttatgttttttttttatgtatattatttGATTGGATCAAATGA
The Amaranthus tricolor cultivar Red isolate AtriRed21 chromosome 11, ASM2621246v1, whole genome shotgun sequence DNA segment above includes these coding regions:
- the LOC130827488 gene encoding probable pectinesterase/pectinesterase inhibitor 61 produces the protein MEGIFSTILLPFTIFILMNPNPIMCLNVRAIPTPNDNKEEKNSTNTLIEKACNNAKYKELCMETLKSHPGSETADLKSLAFMALNKTKTYGNKVSDIINSMIENGNSMGPGIEQALSECDDQYDDANVQTDNSLVAFFANAFKDVNTFITTAIKNAETCEDYVKKGNATKVLGDKNKVFAQYCTNALAVVHVLAQTKN